Proteins from a single region of Prosthecodimorpha staleyi:
- the irrA gene encoding iron response transcriptional regulator IrrA: MMRRAGLRPTRQRLALASLLFGRGHRHVSAEALHEEAILARVPVSLATIYNTLHQFTEVGLLRELAVDGSKSYFDTNVGDHHHFFVEGDNAMLDIPASSVEIGRLPAVPDGMEIVRVDVVVRLRRKD; the protein is encoded by the coding sequence AGCGCCTCGCCCTCGCCTCGCTGCTGTTCGGCCGCGGCCACCGCCATGTTTCGGCGGAAGCGCTGCACGAGGAGGCCATCCTGGCGCGGGTGCCGGTCTCGCTGGCGACCATCTACAACACCCTGCACCAGTTCACCGAAGTCGGCCTGCTGCGCGAACTGGCCGTCGACGGCTCGAAATCCTATTTCGACACCAATGTCGGCGACCATCACCACTTCTTCGTCGAAGGCGACAATGCCATGCTCGACATCCCGGCCAGTTCGGTCGAGATCGGCAGGCTGCCGGCGGTTCCGGACGGTATGGAGATCGTCCGGGTCGATGTGGTGGTGCGCCTGCGCCGCAAGGATTGA